The Sulfitobacter donghicola DSW-25 = KCTC 12864 = JCM 14565 genome has a segment encoding these proteins:
- the pdhA gene encoding pyruvate dehydrogenase (acetyl-transferring) E1 component subunit alpha — protein sequence MAAKKPNAKTAPANVSGEELEAYYRDMLLIRRFEEKAGQLYGMGLIGGFCHLYIGQEAVVVGLEAAAEEGDKRITSYRDHGHMLACGMDANGVMAELTGREGGYSKGKGGSMHMFSKEKHFYGGHGIVAAQVPLGAGLAFADKYKDNGRVTFTYFGDGAANQGQVYEAFNMAALWDLPCIFVIENNQYAMGTSQQRSTSSAEIYERGLAFGIPGEAVDGMDVLAVKAAGETAVKHCRSGKGPYILEIKTYRYRGHSMSDPAKYRTREEVQKMRDERDPIEAVRSLLLTGKHATEDSLKAIDKEIKAIVNESAEFAKESPEPDLSELWTDIYATETSQEA from the coding sequence ATGGCTGCCAAAAAGCCAAATGCCAAAACGGCCCCAGCGAATGTGTCTGGGGAAGAATTAGAGGCCTATTACCGTGACATGCTGTTGATACGGCGGTTCGAGGAAAAAGCCGGACAATTATATGGCATGGGCCTGATTGGCGGTTTTTGTCACCTCTACATTGGCCAAGAGGCCGTCGTTGTTGGCCTAGAGGCCGCTGCCGAAGAAGGCGACAAGCGCATTACCTCTTATCGCGATCACGGGCATATGTTGGCCTGTGGGATGGATGCAAATGGCGTGATGGCCGAGTTGACGGGCCGCGAAGGCGGTTATTCCAAAGGTAAAGGCGGCTCGATGCACATGTTCTCGAAAGAGAAGCATTTTTATGGCGGTCACGGCATTGTTGCCGCTCAGGTGCCATTGGGGGCTGGTTTGGCCTTTGCCGATAAATACAAAGACAACGGGCGCGTGACCTTTACCTATTTTGGTGATGGCGCCGCGAACCAAGGTCAGGTTTATGAGGCGTTTAACATGGCGGCTCTTTGGGATCTGCCTTGTATTTTTGTCATTGAAAACAACCAATATGCGATGGGCACATCGCAGCAGCGTTCTACCTCCTCTGCCGAGATTTACGAACGCGGTCTTGCCTTTGGCATTCCGGGTGAAGCGGTTGATGGTATGGATGTTCTTGCTGTTAAGGCGGCGGGTGAAACGGCGGTTAAACACTGCCGTTCGGGCAAAGGCCCCTATATCCTCGAGATCAAGACATACCGCTATCGTGGGCACTCGATGTCGGACCCCGCCAAATACCGCACCCGTGAAGAGGTGCAGAAGATGCGCGATGAACGCGACCCGATTGAAGCGGTCCGCTCGTTGCTGCTGACTGGCAAACACGCCACCGAGGACAGCCTGAAAGCGATCGACAAAGAGATCAAGGCCATCGTCAACGAAAGCGCGGAGTTCGCAAAAGAAAGCCCCGAGCCGGACCTGAGCGAACTTTGGACCGATATTTACGCCACAGAAACGTCGCAGGAGGCTTGA
- the cysE gene encoding serine O-acetyltransferase — protein sequence MVNPHSKITSVDPVWDQIKLDAQQAVSKEPLIGGFVHATILHHASIEKALSYRIAAKLSSNEMSMMVVREVVEQAYAADSSLVDAARADLVAIFERDPACHRLLQPILYFKGYQAVQAYRVGHYLWRQGQEDLAYFFQMRISEIFGVDIHPGATIGKGIMIDHAHSIVIGETAIVGDNVSMLHSVTLGGTGKEEEDRHPKIGDGVLIGAGAKVLGNIKIGHCSRVAAGSVVLEDVPECKTVAGIPARIVGEAGCDQPAVSMNHMLGPWDE from the coding sequence ATGGTTAATCCGCACAGCAAAATCACATCTGTTGATCCCGTCTGGGACCAGATCAAACTGGATGCGCAACAGGCCGTTTCGAAAGAGCCGCTTATCGGCGGCTTTGTGCATGCAACGATCCTGCATCATGCGTCGATCGAAAAGGCGCTGTCGTATCGCATTGCCGCAAAGCTGTCGTCGAACGAGATGTCGATGATGGTGGTGCGAGAGGTCGTTGAACAGGCTTATGCGGCGGATAGCTCGCTTGTTGATGCAGCGCGTGCGGATCTTGTCGCGATTTTCGAACGCGACCCCGCCTGCCATCGGTTGTTGCAGCCGATCCTATATTTCAAAGGGTATCAAGCGGTCCAAGCATACCGTGTTGGTCACTACCTGTGGCGCCAAGGGCAAGAGGATCTCGCGTATTTCTTCCAGATGCGTATTTCTGAGATTTTCGGCGTAGATATCCACCCCGGTGCAACAATCGGCAAAGGCATTATGATCGACCACGCCCACTCGATCGTGATCGGTGAAACCGCTATTGTCGGGGATAATGTTTCGATGCTGCATTCCGTCACCTTGGGCGGGACTGGCAAAGAAGAGGAAGACCGCCATCCCAAAATCGGCGACGGTGTTTTGATCGGGGCAGGGGCCAAGGTATTGGGTAACATTAAAATCGGGCATTGCAGCCGCGTGGCGGCCGGCTCGGTTGTGTTGGAAGACGTTCCAGAGTGTAAAACTGTTGCGGGAATCCCAGCAAGAATCGTGGGCGAGGCGGGCTGTGACCAGCCTGCTGTTTCGATGAACCATATGTTGGGCCCATGGGATGAATGA
- a CDS encoding pyruvate dehydrogenase complex dihydrolipoamide acetyltransferase translates to MPTEILMPALSPTMEEGTLAKWLVKEGDEVSSGDVMCEIETDKATMEFEAVDEGIIGKILVPEGSEGVQVNAPIAILLEDGESADDIGTAAPAAAAPAAAAAPAQPEAASAPVAAPAPVKADGMRIFASPLARRIAGQKGLDLSQIAGSGPHGRIVKADVEGLTQTAAPAQSAPVASTAAAAPAAAAPAGQSSDAIAKMYEGREYEEISLNGMRKTIAARLTEAKQTVPHFYLRRDIQLDALLAFRSQLNKQLEPRGIKLSVNDFIIKACAIALQQVPDANAVWAGDKVFKLKPSDVAVAVAIEGGLFTPVLQDAEMKSLSALSTEMKDLASRARDRKLAPHEYQGGSFAISNLGMFGIDNFDAVINPPHGAILAVGAGAKKPVVGSDGELAIATVMSVTLSVDHRVIDGAMGAELLNAIKANLEAPMTMLA, encoded by the coding sequence ATGCCTACAGAAATTCTAATGCCCGCCCTTTCCCCTACAATGGAAGAAGGCACATTGGCCAAATGGCTGGTCAAAGAGGGTGATGAAGTCTCCTCTGGCGATGTCATGTGCGAAATCGAAACCGACAAGGCGACGATGGAATTCGAAGCCGTGGATGAGGGTATCATCGGTAAAATCCTTGTGCCTGAAGGCAGCGAAGGCGTTCAGGTAAATGCGCCGATTGCTATTTTGCTGGAAGATGGCGAAAGCGCCGATGATATCGGCACGGCTGCTCCAGCAGCGGCGGCCCCTGCGGCGGCGGCGGCCCCTGCCCAACCCGAGGCCGCATCTGCCCCCGTTGCAGCCCCTGCGCCGGTCAAGGCGGATGGGATGCGCATCTTTGCCTCTCCTCTTGCCCGCCGGATTGCTGGGCAAAAAGGGTTGGATCTGTCCCAGATCGCGGGCTCTGGCCCACATGGGCGGATTGTAAAAGCCGATGTTGAAGGTTTGACGCAAACGGCAGCACCGGCGCAATCTGCTCCGGTCGCTTCGACAGCCGCCGCTGCGCCTGCGGCAGCTGCTCCTGCGGGGCAATCCAGTGATGCGATCGCCAAGATGTATGAAGGTCGTGAGTATGAGGAAATCTCGCTCAACGGGATGCGCAAAACCATTGCTGCGCGCCTGACCGAAGCAAAGCAGACTGTACCGCATTTCTATCTGCGCCGTGACATTCAGCTGGATGCGCTGTTGGCGTTCCGCTCGCAGTTGAACAAACAACTAGAGCCACGCGGCATCAAGCTGTCGGTGAATGACTTCATCATCAAAGCCTGTGCAATTGCCTTGCAACAAGTGCCTGATGCCAATGCGGTTTGGGCCGGTGATAAGGTCTTCAAACTAAAGCCTTCCGACGTGGCGGTTGCTGTGGCGATTGAGGGTGGATTGTTCACTCCGGTTTTGCAAGATGCTGAGATGAAATCCCTTTCTGCGCTGAGCACAGAGATGAAAGACCTTGCATCGCGGGCACGTGATCGCAAATTGGCACCGCATGAATATCAGGGCGGCAGCTTTGCGATCTCGAACCTCGGGATGTTTGGCATTGATAATTTCGATGCAGTTATCAATCCGCCACATGGTGCGATCCTAGCCGTCGGTGCCGGCGCCAAAAAGCCAGTGGTTGGCAGTGATGGCGAACTAGCAATCGCAACTGTAATGTCTGTCACGCTATCCGTTGATCACCGTGTGATTGATGGGGCCATGGGTGCTGAGTTGTTGAATGCAATCAAAGCCAACCTCGAAGCGCCCATGACAATGCTTGCCTAA
- a CDS encoding pyruvate dehydrogenase complex E1 component subunit beta: MATEILMPALSPTMEEGTLAKWLVKEGDTVASGDILAEIETDKATMEFEAVDEGVIGKILVAEGTEGVQVNAAIAVLLEDGEDASAADAVSSAPAAAAPAPVAEAAPVAASAAPEAPQTNTSPDWPEGTTLKKQTVREALRDGMAEEMRRDGDVFLMGEEVAEYQGAYKISQGMLDEFGSKRVIDTPITEHGFAGIATGAAFGGLRPIVEFMTFNFAMQAIDHIINSAAKTLYMSGGQMGAPMVFRGPNGAAARVGAQHSQDYAAWYMQVPGLKVAMPYSASDYKGLMKTAIRDPNPVIFLENEILYGRSFDVPEMDDFTVPFGKARIWREGDDVTIVSFGIGMTYALEAAEKLAEEGIMAEVIDLRTLRPMDTPAIIKSVMKTNRLVTVEEGWPQGSVGNYISSVVMQEAFDYLDAPVINCTGKDVPMPYAANLEKHALITTQEVIEAVKKVTYK; the protein is encoded by the coding sequence ATGGCAACTGAAATTTTGATGCCCGCCCTAAGCCCAACAATGGAAGAAGGCACATTGGCCAAATGGCTGGTCAAAGAAGGCGACACGGTCGCCTCTGGTGACATTCTGGCCGAGATTGAAACCGACAAGGCGACGATGGAATTCGAAGCCGTGGATGAAGGTGTGATTGGCAAGATCCTTGTCGCTGAAGGCACTGAAGGTGTTCAGGTAAACGCAGCGATCGCCGTGTTACTGGAAGACGGCGAAGATGCATCGGCAGCTGACGCGGTTTCCAGCGCACCAGCAGCGGCGGCCCCTGCCCCCGTAGCAGAAGCCGCACCCGTCGCAGCCAGCGCCGCCCCTGAAGCGCCCCAGACCAACACCTCGCCAGATTGGCCCGAGGGGACGACCCTAAAGAAACAAACCGTACGCGAAGCATTGCGGGACGGTATGGCCGAAGAGATGCGCCGCGATGGCGACGTGTTCCTGATGGGTGAAGAGGTGGCCGAATACCAAGGCGCCTATAAGATTTCCCAAGGGATGCTGGATGAATTCGGCTCCAAACGGGTGATTGATACGCCGATCACCGAACATGGTTTTGCCGGTATCGCAACGGGTGCTGCCTTTGGCGGGCTGCGCCCGATTGTTGAATTTATGACGTTCAACTTTGCCATGCAGGCGATTGACCACATCATCAACTCTGCGGCCAAGACATTGTATATGTCTGGCGGTCAGATGGGCGCGCCTATGGTGTTCCGCGGGCCGAACGGTGCTGCCGCACGTGTTGGCGCGCAGCACTCGCAGGATTATGCTGCGTGGTACATGCAAGTGCCTGGCCTAAAGGTTGCGATGCCTTACTCGGCTTCGGATTATAAAGGGCTGATGAAAACCGCGATCCGTGATCCAAACCCTGTGATCTTCCTAGAAAACGAAATCCTTTATGGCCGTTCGTTTGACGTGCCTGAGATGGATGATTTCACCGTACCGTTTGGCAAGGCGCGCATCTGGCGCGAAGGCGATGATGTGACCATCGTCAGCTTTGGCATCGGGATGACCTATGCGTTGGAAGCCGCCGAAAAGCTGGCCGAAGAAGGCATCATGGCCGAGGTCATCGACCTGCGCACGCTACGCCCCATGGACACGCCTGCAATCATCAAATCGGTTATGAAAACCAACCGTTTGGTCACTGTTGAAGAAGGCTGGCCGCAGGGTTCGGTCGGGAACTACATCAGCTCGGTTGTGATGCAAGAGGCGTTTGATTACCTTGATGCGCCGGTCATCAACTGCACGGGCAAAGACGTTCCGATGCCCTATGCGGCGAACCTTGAAAAACACGCGCTGATCACCACCCAAGAAGTGATCGAAGCCGTGAAAAAAGTCACGTACAAATAA
- a CDS encoding baseplate multidomain protein megatron produces MATILFSAAGAAVGGSVGGTFAGLSSVAIGRAVGATVGRVVDQKILGTGSQAVETGKVDRFRITSAGEGDPITQLYGRMRLGGQVIWASDFEEVSATTGGGKGTSSTTKTTTYSYSVNLAIALCEGEITRVGRIWADGEEIAPDSLNMTVYTGSEDQQPDSLMEAIEGTGLVPAYRGTAYVVLEGLGLEPFGNRVPQFSFEVMRPEQRGADGASHALSYGVEGVALIPGTGEYSLATTPVSYGGENEARWSANINSPSGKTDFSTSLEALDEELPELKSASLVVSWFGSDLRASECLVQPKVEDPQIEGEEMPWTVAGVTRSTAEIIAQGDDGRPIYGGTPADKAVVEAIQAMNEAGKAVMFYPFILMDQLEGNSLPNPYTGEDGQPELPWRGRITLDAAPGQDGSSDGTAAAENEVSSFFGTVTASDFAIEDGEVTYTGPQEWSLSRFILHYAALCKAAGGVDAFCIGSEMRGLTQIRSGRNSFPAVEAFILLAGEVRNIVGPDTKISYAADWSEYFGYQPQDGTGDRLFHLDPLWADANIDFIGIDNYMPLSDWREGVDHLDAQNWDDIYNLDYLQANIEGGEGYDWYYGSVEEREAQIRTPITDGDHDEAWIYRYKDIRNWWGNLHYDRIDGARSNDPTVWLAGQKPIWFTEYGCAAIDKGTNQPNKFLDLKSSESSLPRHSDGARDDLIQMQYLRAMIDYWSKAENNPDGIEYDGPMIDMSRAFAWAWDVRPYPFFPNNRELWSDGESYARGHWLNGRTSSRSLASVVAEICARSGVSSYDTTGLYGLVRGYGVSEVSDARSSLQPLMVRYGFDAIERDGVLKFQMRDGLRETSLDAERFAVSEDLDGITVQSREADATLSGRVRLRFVQADASFDVISEEAVLPDEETHAVSASEFSMLMTRAEGRQVAERWLNEARIARDSVKFALPPSKMPVRAGDVVSIPADQGEGASLYRVDRVDQAEHQQVEAIRIDPEIYDQAPLADELVTLRRFVAPVPVTPLFLDLPLLTGDETPYAPHIAASANPWPGSVALYSSATDQNYALNTILPLRSTVGVTQTALSWACSGLFDRGEGLQVKLVSGQLETVDELALLNGANLAAIGDGSSGNWEVIQFQKAELIAPQTYLLSDRLRGQAGSDGLMPDVWPIGSQFVLLNSVPLQIEMNRNQRGVEQNYRIGPALRPVDDPSYRHLQLAFEGNGLRPYAPAHLRAVETAGGDISVTWLRRTRVDGDSWDVVDVPLGEESESYLLRVVKDGQTLREELLASPNFEYPEASQSSDGAIAPFHIEVSQVSASYGAGLPKRIEIQAA; encoded by the coding sequence ATGGCTACGATATTATTTTCAGCAGCAGGGGCGGCCGTTGGGGGCTCTGTTGGGGGGACGTTTGCAGGCCTGTCTTCTGTCGCCATCGGGCGTGCCGTTGGCGCGACTGTGGGGCGTGTGGTTGACCAGAAAATTCTGGGGACAGGCAGTCAGGCTGTCGAGACGGGCAAGGTTGACCGGTTTCGGATTACCAGTGCAGGCGAAGGCGACCCGATAACGCAGCTATACGGGCGGATGCGATTGGGAGGGCAGGTGATCTGGGCTTCGGATTTCGAAGAGGTCAGCGCCACAACTGGGGGCGGAAAGGGTACCAGTTCGACTACAAAAACAACAACGTATAGCTATTCGGTGAACCTTGCGATTGCACTGTGCGAAGGTGAGATAACCCGTGTTGGCCGCATCTGGGCTGACGGAGAAGAGATCGCGCCGGATAGCCTGAACATGACGGTTTACACAGGCAGCGAAGACCAGCAGCCTGACTCGCTGATGGAAGCGATTGAAGGCACTGGATTGGTGCCAGCCTATCGCGGAACGGCTTACGTTGTTCTGGAAGGGTTGGGGCTGGAGCCTTTTGGCAACCGCGTTCCCCAGTTCAGCTTTGAGGTGATGCGCCCTGAGCAACGCGGCGCTGATGGTGCATCTCATGCGTTGAGCTATGGCGTTGAAGGGGTCGCGCTGATCCCTGGCACGGGTGAATATTCTCTTGCTACAACGCCGGTCAGCTATGGCGGAGAAAACGAGGCGCGCTGGAGTGCGAATATCAACTCGCCTTCTGGGAAAACCGATTTTTCGACCTCTCTTGAGGCGTTGGACGAAGAGCTGCCAGAGCTAAAGTCCGCTTCCTTGGTGGTTTCGTGGTTTGGTTCTGATTTACGTGCAAGCGAATGCCTTGTGCAGCCAAAGGTTGAGGACCCGCAGATTGAGGGTGAAGAGATGCCTTGGACGGTTGCTGGCGTGACGCGCAGCACCGCTGAAATCATCGCCCAAGGTGATGACGGGCGCCCGATTTACGGGGGCACCCCTGCGGATAAAGCGGTGGTCGAAGCCATTCAGGCGATGAACGAAGCTGGCAAAGCGGTTATGTTTTATCCGTTTATCCTGATGGATCAGCTTGAGGGGAACAGCCTGCCAAATCCTTACACAGGCGAAGATGGCCAGCCTGAATTGCCTTGGCGTGGACGTATCACGCTGGATGCGGCCCCCGGGCAGGATGGTTCTAGCGATGGAACAGCCGCGGCCGAGAATGAGGTTTCATCCTTTTTCGGCACTGTAACGGCGTCGGATTTTGCAATCGAAGACGGCGAGGTGACCTATACCGGTCCACAGGAATGGAGTTTGTCCCGCTTTATCCTGCATTACGCGGCATTGTGTAAAGCTGCTGGCGGGGTTGATGCGTTTTGCATTGGTTCAGAAATGCGCGGGCTGACGCAGATCCGCTCTGGCCGGAACAGCTTTCCTGCGGTGGAGGCATTCATTTTGCTTGCGGGCGAAGTGCGCAATATCGTTGGGCCAGATACCAAAATCAGCTATGCTGCTGATTGGTCAGAGTATTTTGGCTATCAACCTCAGGACGGCACAGGGGATCGCCTGTTCCATCTTGATCCACTATGGGCGGATGCAAATATCGACTTTATCGGCATCGACAACTACATGCCGCTGTCGGATTGGCGTGAAGGTGTGGATCATCTGGATGCGCAGAATTGGGACGATATTTACAATCTTGATTACCTTCAGGCCAACATTGAAGGTGGTGAAGGGTATGACTGGTATTATGGCTCTGTCGAAGAGCGGGAAGCGCAAATTCGAACCCCGATCACGGATGGCGACCATGATGAGGCGTGGATTTATCGTTACAAAGATATTCGAAACTGGTGGGGTAATCTGCACTACGACCGGATCGACGGAGCGCGCTCAAATGACCCAACTGTATGGTTGGCCGGTCAAAAACCGATTTGGTTTACCGAATATGGCTGCGCTGCGATCGATAAGGGTACGAACCAACCAAATAAATTTCTGGATCTGAAATCTTCCGAAAGTAGTTTGCCGCGCCATTCAGATGGGGCAAGGGACGATCTGATCCAGATGCAATATCTGCGGGCGATGATCGACTATTGGAGCAAGGCCGAGAACAACCCCGATGGGATCGAATACGACGGTCCAATGATCGACATGAGCCGCGCCTTTGCTTGGGCATGGGACGTGCGCCCCTATCCGTTTTTCCCGAACAACCGCGAATTGTGGAGTGATGGGGAAAGCTATGCCAGAGGGCACTGGCTCAATGGGCGGACCTCTTCGCGCAGCCTTGCTTCCGTTGTTGCAGAAATCTGTGCACGTTCTGGCGTATCGTCCTATGATACGACTGGTTTATACGGGTTGGTGCGCGGCTATGGGGTGAGCGAAGTCAGCGATGCGAGATCTTCATTGCAACCGTTGATGGTGCGCTATGGTTTTGATGCAATCGAACGGGATGGCGTATTGAAATTCCAAATGCGGGATGGGCTACGCGAGACATCTTTGGATGCTGAGCGCTTTGCCGTCAGTGAGGATTTGGATGGCATCACCGTCCAAAGCCGCGAAGCGGATGCGACCCTGTCAGGACGTGTCAGGCTGCGCTTTGTCCAAGCCGACGCCAGCTTTGATGTGATCTCGGAAGAGGCGGTTTTACCCGATGAAGAAACCCATGCGGTTTCAGCTTCGGAATTCTCGATGCTGATGACCCGCGCCGAGGGGAGGCAGGTGGCCGAACGCTGGCTGAACGAGGCGCGTATCGCGCGGGATAGTGTGAAATTCGCGCTGCCACCTTCCAAAATGCCGGTACGGGCAGGGGATGTTGTTTCGATCCCCGCTGACCAAGGAGAGGGCGCATCGCTGTATCGTGTGGACCGTGTCGATCAGGCCGAGCATCAACAGGTGGAAGCAATACGCATCGACCCTGAAATCTATGATCAGGCGCCTCTTGCGGATGAATTGGTCACGCTTCGCCGTTTCGTTGCACCTGTACCTGTAACACCGCTGTTCTTGGATCTGCCGCTTCTAACCGGAGACGAGACCCCCTATGCACCTCATATTGCGGCCAGTGCAAACCCTTGGCCGGGGAGTGTGGCGCTATACTCAAGTGCGACAGATCAGAACTATGCGCTTAATACCATACTCCCGCTCCGCTCGACGGTTGGCGTTACGCAAACGGCGCTGTCATGGGCCTGCTCAGGATTGTTTGATCGTGGAGAAGGGCTGCAGGTAAAGCTGGTCAGCGGCCAATTGGAAACCGTGGATGAGCTCGCCTTGCTGAATGGCGCCAATCTGGCGGCGATCGGTGATGGCAGCAGCGGGAATTGGGAGGTGATCCAGTTCCAAAAGGCTGAACTCATTGCGCCTCAGACTTATCTGTTAAGCGATCGATTGCGCGGGCAGGCGGGGTCGGATGGGTTAATGCCGGATGTTTGGCCTATTGGGTCTCAATTCGTTCTGCTGAATTCAGTGCCTCTTCAGATTGAAATGAATCGCAACCAAAGAGGGGTCGAGCAAAACTATCGCATCGGGCCGGCGCTACGGCCGGTAGATGATCCGTCTTATCGCCACTTGCAGCTCGCATTTGAAGGAAATGGTTTGCGGCCCTACGCCCCAGCCCACCTTCGGGCAGTTGAAACGGCGGGGGGGGATATATCTGTTACTTGGTTGCGGCGGACCCGTGTAGATGGCGATAGCTGGGACGTTGTGGACGTGCCCTTGGGGGAAGAGAGCGAAAGCTATCTCTTAAGGGTTGTCAAAGATGGCCAAACCCTCCGTGAGGAACTCCTTGCCTCGCCGAACTTTGAATATCCCGAAGCAAGCCAGTCTTCGGATGGGGCAATCGCACCCTTTCATATCGAAGTTTCTCAGGTCTCAGCGAGTTACGGCGCGGGGTTGCCCAAACGGATCGAGATCCAAGCCGCATGA
- a CDS encoding FtsB family cell division protein, translating into MSKPAFGPLFFFAISFALSLYFMFAAVQGDFGLFRRAEILAEANQMRDQLTKVRAEVAQMENLTHRLSDDYLDLDLLDEQARSVLGMVRADEIVIR; encoded by the coding sequence ATGAGCAAACCCGCATTCGGCCCGCTATTCTTCTTTGCAATTTCTTTTGCATTGAGCCTGTATTTCATGTTTGCCGCTGTGCAGGGTGATTTCGGCCTGTTCCGCCGTGCCGAAATTCTGGCCGAAGCGAACCAGATGCGCGACCAACTCACCAAGGTGCGCGCAGAGGTTGCCCAGATGGAGAACCTAACCCACCGCCTCTCTGACGATTATCTGGATTTGGATCTGCTGGACGAACAAGCGCGATCCGTCTTGGGCATGGTGCGCGCGGATGAGATCGTCATTCGCTAA
- a CDS encoding NlpC/P60 family protein: MTGQDIVAVAREWIGTPYIHQTAIKGAGCDCLGLIRGVWREVYGSEPEAVPAYSMDWSEPQGEERLWKAALRHLKPKEKTELETGDVLLFRMRHGAVAKHLGVLSQTGETKRFIHAYSRQGVVESALSAPWQRRVVACFEFPKETS, from the coding sequence ATGACAGGGCAAGATATTGTTGCGGTCGCGCGCGAATGGATCGGAACCCCCTATATTCATCAAACTGCGATAAAAGGGGCCGGTTGTGATTGTCTTGGGCTGATCCGTGGCGTGTGGCGAGAGGTCTATGGAAGCGAACCAGAAGCCGTTCCGGCCTATTCAATGGACTGGTCCGAACCGCAGGGAGAAGAGCGCTTATGGAAAGCCGCTCTGCGCCACCTCAAGCCAAAAGAAAAGACAGAGCTAGAAACGGGTGATGTCTTGCTTTTTCGTATGCGCCACGGCGCAGTCGCCAAACACCTAGGTGTGCTTTCGCAGACAGGTGAAACAAAGCGATTTATCCATGCTTATTCCCGCCAAGGGGTTGTCGAAAGCGCGTTAAGTGCGCCGTGGCAGCGCCGAGTTGTGGCGTGTTTTGAATTTCCAAAGGAGACAAGCTGA
- a CDS encoding DUF2163 domain-containing protein, whose product MADFNEELAAHLEGGLTTVCHAWAITRKDGEVFAFTDHDMPLSFAGLEFRADTGLSALALAQSTGLSVDNSEALGALSDVSLREDEIEQGRFDGAEVRAWKVNWADPSQHWLNFRGHLGELIRADGGFRAELRGLTEELNRPLGRVYQKPCSAVLGDGTCRFNLAQDSYSQTLPVQTVEGGRRFAWQDFLSFDADWFTRGRLEILDGPAQGLWGTIKSDRIEDNVRIIELWEPIRGDVATGTQLRLVAGCDKRSETCRLKFNNFINFQGFPDLPGEDWVVSVPSSTNVNDGGSLR is encoded by the coding sequence ATGGCTGATTTCAATGAAGAACTTGCCGCGCATTTAGAGGGTGGTTTGACAACTGTATGCCATGCTTGGGCGATAACACGCAAAGATGGCGAAGTGTTTGCCTTTACGGATCATGATATGCCGCTGAGCTTTGCAGGGCTTGAGTTTCGGGCGGACACGGGGCTGAGTGCTTTGGCGTTGGCACAATCTACGGGGTTATCGGTTGATAACTCTGAGGCGTTGGGTGCGTTATCGGATGTTTCATTGCGCGAAGACGAGATTGAGCAGGGGCGATTTGACGGCGCTGAGGTCCGCGCGTGGAAGGTCAATTGGGCTGATCCATCCCAACACTGGTTGAATTTTCGTGGCCATCTGGGTGAGTTGATCCGCGCGGATGGTGGCTTTCGCGCCGAGCTGCGCGGCCTAACCGAAGAGCTGAACCGTCCTTTGGGGCGTGTGTATCAAAAACCATGTTCAGCAGTGCTGGGTGATGGGACGTGCCGCTTTAATCTGGCGCAGGATAGCTACTCTCAAACCTTACCTGTTCAGACGGTTGAAGGGGGGCGGCGTTTTGCGTGGCAGGACTTTTTATCCTTTGATGCGGATTGGTTCACACGGGGGCGGTTGGAAATTCTGGATGGTCCTGCCCAAGGGTTGTGGGGGACGATTAAATCTGACCGGATTGAAGATAACGTAAGGATCATTGAACTGTGGGAGCCAATCCGCGGCGACGTGGCGACAGGTACGCAGCTGCGTTTGGTGGCGGGTTGTGACAAGCGGTCCGAGACTTGCCGCCTGAAGTTTAACAACTTTATCAATTTTCAAGGGTTTCCGGATTTGCCGGGTGAAGACTGGGTCGTTTCGGTGCCAAGCAGCACAAATGTAAACGATGGCGGGTCGTTACGATGA
- a CDS encoding DUF2460 domain-containing protein, translating into MNFHEVQFPASLSFGALGGPQRRVDVVTLANGYEERNTPWAHSRRVYDAGLGLRSLDDIETVIAFYEARYGQMYGFRWKDWSDYKSAIPSAAISREDQLIATGDGETFSFQLIKTYRSGGHSYARPIKKPVRGTVQIAVEQDDKQENIDYSVDETTGVVTFFHPPDPDTRVYAGYEFDVPVRFDSDSLLTNMANFNAGQVPDIPVREVRV; encoded by the coding sequence ATGAATTTTCACGAGGTGCAATTCCCTGCGAGTCTCAGTTTTGGCGCCCTTGGCGGGCCTCAGCGACGTGTTGACGTTGTCACGCTGGCAAATGGTTACGAAGAACGCAACACCCCCTGGGCGCATTCGCGGCGCGTATATGATGCGGGTTTAGGGCTGCGCTCATTGGACGACATTGAAACGGTTATCGCGTTTTATGAAGCGCGTTATGGTCAGATGTATGGTTTTCGGTGGAAGGATTGGTCCGACTATAAATCGGCAATTCCTTCTGCGGCGATCTCGCGAGAAGACCAGCTGATCGCGACGGGCGATGGTGAGACCTTTTCCTTCCAGCTCATCAAGACGTACCGCTCTGGCGGGCATAGCTATGCACGCCCGATTAAAAAGCCAGTGCGCGGCACGGTGCAGATTGCGGTTGAACAAGACGACAAGCAGGAGAACATCGATTACAGCGTCGATGAAACCACAGGGGTGGTGACGTTTTTCCACCCGCCAGATCCCGATACACGTGTTTATGCGGGGTACGAATTTGACGTGCCTGTGCGTTTTGACAGCGACAGCTTGCTGACAAACATGGCCAACTTTAACGCTGGCCAAGTTCCTGACATTCCTGTTCGAGAGGTGCGCGTGTGA